In the genome of Flexistipes sinusarabici DSM 4947, one region contains:
- a CDS encoding ArsR/SmtB family transcription factor, with translation MKDNFTEENFIELADFFTAFSDTTRLKILFELLESEKTVTEICDNTDFSQSAASHQLSKLRILKLVKVRKQGKFAYYSLDDEHIEHIIETALEHFEEL, from the coding sequence ATGAAAGATAATTTTACAGAAGAAAATTTTATAGAACTGGCTGATTTCTTCACCGCTTTTTCTGATACCACAAGGCTGAAAATTCTGTTTGAATTGCTTGAATCGGAGAAGACGGTTACGGAAATCTGTGACAATACAGATTTCAGCCAGAGTGCTGCGAGCCATCAGCTTTCAAAACTTAGAATTCTTAAACTTGTAAAAGTCAGAAAGCAGGGGAAGTTTGCTTATTATTCACTGGATGATGAGCATATAGAACATATCATAGAAACCGCACTGGAACATT